One segment of Ziziphus jujuba cultivar Dongzao chromosome 12, ASM3175591v1 DNA contains the following:
- the LOC107429662 gene encoding uncharacterized protein LOC107429662 isoform X1 — protein sequence MAAPNMDQFENYFRRADLDGDGRISGAEAVAFFQGSNLSKQVLAQIWMHADQRKTSFLDRAEFYNALRLVTVAQSKRELTPDIVKAALYGPAAAKIPPPQINLPATPAHQSNSMPITSSPQMGLAAPAASQNFGFGGSGVPNAGINQNYFPQQNQSVRPPQTMPAGTASRPLQAMPTVTSLHPPQAMLTGTASRLPQATLTGTNTHPQQAMPTGTPSHPLQAMPTGTAYNPLQTMSTGVASHRQTMPTSTASHPPQTMPTGTASRPPQGISGSMTASSFLGSNVSNDWFSGRTGAPPSGSVGINPSMPSSAPQLQPTVSTSPQATVHDSKSVFVSGNGFSSTPAFGSNLFSTQPSPAKEEPSRSTDSVSSAPTSSAIVPVSSGPQSSSKNMSLDSVLSAFSTQPVNNQFQRPQASLNPSQQVSAPGSSSLVSSGISVGAGSSTSDNSQPSWPKMKPSDVQKYAKVFMEVDTDRDGKITGEQARNLFTSWRLPREVLKQVWDLSDQDSDSMLSLREFCFALYLMERYREGRTLPSSLPSNVLFDETLVKMTGQPKVAYGNAAWGVSPGFGQQQLMQGGHPLAPANHMRPPTPANVPKPDGVLHPSQPKSNAVLEGSFLNQHENGDHQAPKTAGKKVEEKENVILDSREKIEFYRSKMQDLVLYKSRCDNKLNEITERASADKREAEFLGKKYEEKYKQVAEIASKLTIEEATFRDVQERKTELHQAILRMEQGGSADGILQVRADRIQYDLEELVKVLTERCKKHGLNIKSTAIIELPIGWEPGIQEGAAVWDEEWDKFEDEGFANDLTLDGKNVSGSPTQQSPSVQSGILSPDHISTPDSSSFADEKARYSTSAGEHALESESAFSHSEDEYARSPRDSPAGRAAFDSPSKVFADAQYEKTFETDAEGHSFDESTWGAFDNNDDVDSVWGFNPVKTKYSNSGKHADLFGSSSFSVDPIGTGSPNADTTFQRKSPFNFEDSVPSTPLSRFGNSPRYSEAGDHFDNFSRFDSFSMNDSGYSQQPDKLSRFDSISSSKDFNPLSRFDSVNSSRDFGANAFSRFDSINSSRDFGANTFSRFDSMNSSRDFGGNKHTRFDSISSTQDFSHSGAFSFDDSDPFGSSGPFKVSSENQTAKKGSDNWSSF from the exons ATGGCGGCTCCGAATATGGATCAGTTCGAAAATTACTTTCGGAGAGCGGATTTAGATGGAGATGGAAGGATCAGCGGAGCTGAAGCTGTCGCTTTCTTTCAGGGTTCGAATTTGTCTAAACAAGTTCTTGCTCag ATATGGATGCATGCTGATCAGAGAAAAACCAGTTTCCTTGATCGAGCAGAATTTTATAATGCTCTCAGACTTGTAACTGTTGCCCAAAGTAAGCGGGAATTAACGCCTGATATTGTCAAGGCAGCTTTATATGGTCCTGCTGCAGCGAAAATTCCCCCTCCCCAAATTAATCTTCCTGCCACTCCTGCACATCAATCAAATTCAATGCCTATCACGTCTTCCCCACAAATGGGATTAGCTGCACCAGCAGCATCTCAAAATTTTGGATTCGGGGGATCGGGTGTCCCTAATGCAGGTATCAACCAGAACTATTTTCCTCAGCAAAATCAATCTGTCAGACCACCTCAAACCATGCCTGCTGGTACTGCTTCGCGTCCACTGCAAGCCATGCCTACTGTTACCTCCTTGCATCCACCACAAGCCATGCTTACAGGTACTGCTTCCCGTCTGCCACAAGCAACACTTACAGGTACTAATACCCATCCACAACAAGCCATGCCTACTGGTACTCCTTCCCATCCACTGCAAGCTATGCCTACTGGTACTGCTTACAATCCACTGCAAACCATGTCTACTGGTGTTGCTTCCCATCGTCAAACCATGCCTACTAGTACTGCTTCCCATCCACCACAAACCATGCCGACTGGTACTGCTTCCCGTCCGCCACAGGGTATATCAGGAAGTATGACAGCTTCCAGTTTCCTGGGCTCTAATGTCTCCAATGATTGGTTCAGTGGAAGGACTGGAGCACCTCCAAGTGGATCTGTTGGAATCAATCCTTCAATGCCCTCATCTGCACCCCAACTACAACCTACGGTTTCCACATCTCCGCAAGCAACAGTTCATGATTCCAAATCAGTATTTGTCTCTGGAAATGGATTTTCATCCACTCCAGCTTTTGGAAGCAATTTGTTTTCTACGCAACCCTCTCCAGCAAAAGAAGAGCCGTCCAGGTCAACTGATTCTGTGAGTAGTGCACCTACCTCATCAGCCATTGTTCCAGTTTCCAGTGGGCCCCAATCTTCTAGTAAAAACATGTCTCTTGACTCGGTGCTAAGTGCATTCTCCACTCAGCCTGTTAATAATCAATTTCAGCGGCCCCAGGCATCTTTGAATCCAAGCCAACAGGTTTCAGCCCCAGGTTCTTCCTCTTTGGTTTCATCTGGGATATCAGTTGGTGCTGGATCATCTACTTCTGACAACTCACAACCTTCATGGCCAAAGATGAAACCGTCTGATGTTCAAAAATATGCAAAAGTGTTTATGGAAGTAGACACTGACAGAGATGGGAAAATAACTGGTGAACAGGCACGCAATCTATTTACCAGTTGGAGATTACCAAGAG AGGTCTTGAAGCAGGTATGGGACTTGTCTGATCAGGATAGTGACAGTATGCTTTCTTTGAGGGAGTTCTGCTTTGCCCTCTATTTGATGGAGCGATATAGGGAAGGCCGCACTCTTCCATCTTCTCTTCCAAGTAACGTTTTGTTTGATGAGACACTTGTGAAGATGACAGGTCAACCTAAAGTCGCTTATGGAAATGCTGCTTGGGGTGTCAGTCCTG GTTTCGGACAGCAACAATTGATGCAAGGTGGCCACCCATTGGCACCTGCCAACCATATGAGGCCGCCAACGCCGGCAAATGTCCCCAAACCTGATGGAGTGTTGCATCCCAGTCAACCAAAGTCAAATGCGGTGTTGGAGGGTTCATTTCTGAACCAACATGAGAATGGGGACCATCAAGCCCCAAAGACAGCAGGAAAAAAG gttgaagaaaaagagaatgtgATACTGGACTCAAGAGAAAAGATTGAGTTCTACCGCTCAAAAATGCAGGACCTT GTACTGTACAAGAGCAGATGTGATAATAAATTAAACGAGATAACAGAAAGGGCATCTGCAGATAAGCGTGAG GCCGAGTTTCTGGGTAAGAAATATGAAGAGAAATACAAGCAAGTTGCAGAAATAGCATCTAAATTAACTATTGAAGAAGCCACATTCCGCGATGTTCAG GAGAGGAAAACGGAGTTGCATCAGGCAATTCTTAGAATGGAACAAGGAGGCAGTGCTGATGGTATTCTTCAG GTCCGTGCTGATCGTATACAATATGATCTTGAGGAGCTGGTGAAGGTTTTAACTGAGCGTTGCAAGAAACATGGATTAAATATTAAGTCAACTGCAATAATTGAGCTCCCAATTG gcTGGGAACCTGGAATTCAAGAAGGAGCAGCTGTTTGGGATGAAGAGTGGGATAAGTTCGAAGATGAAG GATTTGCAAATGACCTCACACTTGATGGGAAAAATGTTTCTGGCTCTCCAACACAACAGTCCCCTTCTGTTCAGAGTGGAATACTTTCACCAGATCACATCTCAACACCTGATTCATCATCATTTGCTGATGAAAAGGCAAGGTATTCTACGAGTGCTGGTGAGCATGCCCTTGAGAGTGAATCTGCATTCAGTCATAGTGAGGATGAATATGCAAGAAGCCCTCGTGATAGTCCAGCTGGCAGGGCTGCATTTGATAGTCCATCCAAAGTGTTTGCAGATGCTCAATATGAAAAAACCTTTGAAACAGATGCAGAAGGACATAG TTTTGATGAGTCCACCTGGGGTGCCTTTGACAACAATGATGATGTCGACTCAGTATGGGGTTTTAACCCTGTCAAAACCAAG TACTCAAATTCAGGGAAGCACGCAGACTTATTTGGATCTAGCAGTTTTAGTGTTGACCCAATAGGGACAGGATCTCCAAATGCAGATACCACCTTTCAGAGAAAGAGTCCCTTTAATTTTGAAGATTCTGTTCCCAGCACTCCACTTTCTAGGTTTGGCAACTCGCCGAGGTACAGCGAGGCTGGGGATCACTTTGACAATTTCTCAAGGTTTGATTCCTTCAGCATGAATGATAGTGGATATTCACAGCAGCCAGATAAGCTCTCTAGGTTTGATTCCATAAGCAGCTCCAAAGACTTCAATCCTCTCTCAAGATTTGATTCCGTTAACAGCAGCAGAGACTTCGGTGCCAATGCTTTCTCAAGATTTGATTCCATAAACAGCAGCAGGGACTTCGGTGCCAATACATTCTCAAGGTTTGATTCCATGAACAGCAGCAGAGACTTTGGTGGCAACAAGCATACGAGGTTCGACTCCATAAGCAGCACACAAGATTTCAGCCATAGTGGTGCTTTCTCTTTCGATGACTCAGACCCATTTGGCTCCTCTGGTCCATTTAAAGTCTCCTCTGAGAATCAAACAGCAAAGAAAGGTTCTGATAATTGGAGTTCTTTCTAG
- the LOC107429662 gene encoding uncharacterized protein LOC107429662 isoform X2, translating to MHADQRKTSFLDRAEFYNALRLVTVAQSKRELTPDIVKAALYGPAAAKIPPPQINLPATPAHQSNSMPITSSPQMGLAAPAASQNFGFGGSGVPNAGINQNYFPQQNQSVRPPQTMPAGTASRPLQAMPTVTSLHPPQAMLTGTASRLPQATLTGTNTHPQQAMPTGTPSHPLQAMPTGTAYNPLQTMSTGVASHRQTMPTSTASHPPQTMPTGTASRPPQGISGSMTASSFLGSNVSNDWFSGRTGAPPSGSVGINPSMPSSAPQLQPTVSTSPQATVHDSKSVFVSGNGFSSTPAFGSNLFSTQPSPAKEEPSRSTDSVSSAPTSSAIVPVSSGPQSSSKNMSLDSVLSAFSTQPVNNQFQRPQASLNPSQQVSAPGSSSLVSSGISVGAGSSTSDNSQPSWPKMKPSDVQKYAKVFMEVDTDRDGKITGEQARNLFTSWRLPREVLKQVWDLSDQDSDSMLSLREFCFALYLMERYREGRTLPSSLPSNVLFDETLVKMTGQPKVAYGNAAWGVSPGFGQQQLMQGGHPLAPANHMRPPTPANVPKPDGVLHPSQPKSNAVLEGSFLNQHENGDHQAPKTAGKKVEEKENVILDSREKIEFYRSKMQDLVLYKSRCDNKLNEITERASADKREAEFLGKKYEEKYKQVAEIASKLTIEEATFRDVQERKTELHQAILRMEQGGSADGILQVRADRIQYDLEELVKVLTERCKKHGLNIKSTAIIELPIGWEPGIQEGAAVWDEEWDKFEDEGFANDLTLDGKNVSGSPTQQSPSVQSGILSPDHISTPDSSSFADEKARYSTSAGEHALESESAFSHSEDEYARSPRDSPAGRAAFDSPSKVFADAQYEKTFETDAEGHSFDESTWGAFDNNDDVDSVWGFNPVKTKYSNSGKHADLFGSSSFSVDPIGTGSPNADTTFQRKSPFNFEDSVPSTPLSRFGNSPRYSEAGDHFDNFSRFDSFSMNDSGYSQQPDKLSRFDSISSSKDFNPLSRFDSVNSSRDFGANAFSRFDSINSSRDFGANTFSRFDSMNSSRDFGGNKHTRFDSISSTQDFSHSGAFSFDDSDPFGSSGPFKVSSENQTAKKGSDNWSSF from the exons ATGCATGCTGATCAGAGAAAAACCAGTTTCCTTGATCGAGCAGAATTTTATAATGCTCTCAGACTTGTAACTGTTGCCCAAAGTAAGCGGGAATTAACGCCTGATATTGTCAAGGCAGCTTTATATGGTCCTGCTGCAGCGAAAATTCCCCCTCCCCAAATTAATCTTCCTGCCACTCCTGCACATCAATCAAATTCAATGCCTATCACGTCTTCCCCACAAATGGGATTAGCTGCACCAGCAGCATCTCAAAATTTTGGATTCGGGGGATCGGGTGTCCCTAATGCAGGTATCAACCAGAACTATTTTCCTCAGCAAAATCAATCTGTCAGACCACCTCAAACCATGCCTGCTGGTACTGCTTCGCGTCCACTGCAAGCCATGCCTACTGTTACCTCCTTGCATCCACCACAAGCCATGCTTACAGGTACTGCTTCCCGTCTGCCACAAGCAACACTTACAGGTACTAATACCCATCCACAACAAGCCATGCCTACTGGTACTCCTTCCCATCCACTGCAAGCTATGCCTACTGGTACTGCTTACAATCCACTGCAAACCATGTCTACTGGTGTTGCTTCCCATCGTCAAACCATGCCTACTAGTACTGCTTCCCATCCACCACAAACCATGCCGACTGGTACTGCTTCCCGTCCGCCACAGGGTATATCAGGAAGTATGACAGCTTCCAGTTTCCTGGGCTCTAATGTCTCCAATGATTGGTTCAGTGGAAGGACTGGAGCACCTCCAAGTGGATCTGTTGGAATCAATCCTTCAATGCCCTCATCTGCACCCCAACTACAACCTACGGTTTCCACATCTCCGCAAGCAACAGTTCATGATTCCAAATCAGTATTTGTCTCTGGAAATGGATTTTCATCCACTCCAGCTTTTGGAAGCAATTTGTTTTCTACGCAACCCTCTCCAGCAAAAGAAGAGCCGTCCAGGTCAACTGATTCTGTGAGTAGTGCACCTACCTCATCAGCCATTGTTCCAGTTTCCAGTGGGCCCCAATCTTCTAGTAAAAACATGTCTCTTGACTCGGTGCTAAGTGCATTCTCCACTCAGCCTGTTAATAATCAATTTCAGCGGCCCCAGGCATCTTTGAATCCAAGCCAACAGGTTTCAGCCCCAGGTTCTTCCTCTTTGGTTTCATCTGGGATATCAGTTGGTGCTGGATCATCTACTTCTGACAACTCACAACCTTCATGGCCAAAGATGAAACCGTCTGATGTTCAAAAATATGCAAAAGTGTTTATGGAAGTAGACACTGACAGAGATGGGAAAATAACTGGTGAACAGGCACGCAATCTATTTACCAGTTGGAGATTACCAAGAG AGGTCTTGAAGCAGGTATGGGACTTGTCTGATCAGGATAGTGACAGTATGCTTTCTTTGAGGGAGTTCTGCTTTGCCCTCTATTTGATGGAGCGATATAGGGAAGGCCGCACTCTTCCATCTTCTCTTCCAAGTAACGTTTTGTTTGATGAGACACTTGTGAAGATGACAGGTCAACCTAAAGTCGCTTATGGAAATGCTGCTTGGGGTGTCAGTCCTG GTTTCGGACAGCAACAATTGATGCAAGGTGGCCACCCATTGGCACCTGCCAACCATATGAGGCCGCCAACGCCGGCAAATGTCCCCAAACCTGATGGAGTGTTGCATCCCAGTCAACCAAAGTCAAATGCGGTGTTGGAGGGTTCATTTCTGAACCAACATGAGAATGGGGACCATCAAGCCCCAAAGACAGCAGGAAAAAAG gttgaagaaaaagagaatgtgATACTGGACTCAAGAGAAAAGATTGAGTTCTACCGCTCAAAAATGCAGGACCTT GTACTGTACAAGAGCAGATGTGATAATAAATTAAACGAGATAACAGAAAGGGCATCTGCAGATAAGCGTGAG GCCGAGTTTCTGGGTAAGAAATATGAAGAGAAATACAAGCAAGTTGCAGAAATAGCATCTAAATTAACTATTGAAGAAGCCACATTCCGCGATGTTCAG GAGAGGAAAACGGAGTTGCATCAGGCAATTCTTAGAATGGAACAAGGAGGCAGTGCTGATGGTATTCTTCAG GTCCGTGCTGATCGTATACAATATGATCTTGAGGAGCTGGTGAAGGTTTTAACTGAGCGTTGCAAGAAACATGGATTAAATATTAAGTCAACTGCAATAATTGAGCTCCCAATTG gcTGGGAACCTGGAATTCAAGAAGGAGCAGCTGTTTGGGATGAAGAGTGGGATAAGTTCGAAGATGAAG GATTTGCAAATGACCTCACACTTGATGGGAAAAATGTTTCTGGCTCTCCAACACAACAGTCCCCTTCTGTTCAGAGTGGAATACTTTCACCAGATCACATCTCAACACCTGATTCATCATCATTTGCTGATGAAAAGGCAAGGTATTCTACGAGTGCTGGTGAGCATGCCCTTGAGAGTGAATCTGCATTCAGTCATAGTGAGGATGAATATGCAAGAAGCCCTCGTGATAGTCCAGCTGGCAGGGCTGCATTTGATAGTCCATCCAAAGTGTTTGCAGATGCTCAATATGAAAAAACCTTTGAAACAGATGCAGAAGGACATAG TTTTGATGAGTCCACCTGGGGTGCCTTTGACAACAATGATGATGTCGACTCAGTATGGGGTTTTAACCCTGTCAAAACCAAG TACTCAAATTCAGGGAAGCACGCAGACTTATTTGGATCTAGCAGTTTTAGTGTTGACCCAATAGGGACAGGATCTCCAAATGCAGATACCACCTTTCAGAGAAAGAGTCCCTTTAATTTTGAAGATTCTGTTCCCAGCACTCCACTTTCTAGGTTTGGCAACTCGCCGAGGTACAGCGAGGCTGGGGATCACTTTGACAATTTCTCAAGGTTTGATTCCTTCAGCATGAATGATAGTGGATATTCACAGCAGCCAGATAAGCTCTCTAGGTTTGATTCCATAAGCAGCTCCAAAGACTTCAATCCTCTCTCAAGATTTGATTCCGTTAACAGCAGCAGAGACTTCGGTGCCAATGCTTTCTCAAGATTTGATTCCATAAACAGCAGCAGGGACTTCGGTGCCAATACATTCTCAAGGTTTGATTCCATGAACAGCAGCAGAGACTTTGGTGGCAACAAGCATACGAGGTTCGACTCCATAAGCAGCACACAAGATTTCAGCCATAGTGGTGCTTTCTCTTTCGATGACTCAGACCCATTTGGCTCCTCTGGTCCATTTAAAGTCTCCTCTGAGAATCAAACAGCAAAGAAAGGTTCTGATAATTGGAGTTCTTTCTAG
- the LOC125418667 gene encoding amidophosphoribosyltransferase, chloroplastic codes for MANNLLPFSSTLSKSTPFPVNPSQTAHSFSHKTLQKPCFPSKVSTFSNTHKTSFTVSTKNPISDIVSAKQPHLQPQYPDDDDHNDDDKPREECGVVGIYGDPDASILCRSALHKLQHRGQEGAGIVSVNDDGVLRSVTGLGLVSDVFNDKSNNSKLDQLPGHSAIGHVRYSTSGSSMLKNVQPFIASYKFGSVGIAHNGNLVNYRVLRAKLEDHGSIFNTTSDTEVVLHLIAMSKHRTFLSRIVDACTQLEGAYSMVFVTKDELVAVRDPYGFRPLVMGRRRSNGAVVFASETCAFDPIEATYEKEVSPGELVVVDKQGVRSLFLLGKSRPQLKQCIFEHIYLSQPSSVVFGRSVYQFRRAIGEILATEAPVDCDVVIPVPDSGTVAALGYAAKADVTFEMGLNKSNYVGRTFIEPSQKSRDHGVKHKLSPVRAVLEGKRVVVVDDSIVRGTTCSKIVRLLKEAGGAKEVHMRIASPQVIGCCYYGVDTPSSEELISNRLSVEEIREFIGSDSLAFLPLDSLQKLLGSESQNYCYACFSGKYPLVPREV; via the coding sequence atggctAATAATCTCTTGCCTTTCTCTTCTACTCTCTCAAAATCCACACCTTTTCCTGTAAACCCATCTCAAACTGCACACTCTTTCTCCCACAAAACCCTGCAAAAACCCTGTTTTCCTTCCAAAGTCTCAACCTTTTCTAATACCCACAAAACCTCCTTCACCGTCTCCACCAAAAATCCTATCTCAGACATTGTCTCTGCAAAACAACCACATTTGCAACCACAATACCCAGATGATGACGATCACAACGACGACGATAAGCCACGCGAGGAATGCGGGGTTGTTGGAATATACGGCGACCCGGATGCCTCAATTCTTTGTCGTTCCGCTCTCCACAAGCTCCAACACCGCGGTCAAGAAGGAGCCGGCATTGTCTCCGTCAATGACGACGGCGTCCTCCGTTCGGTCACCGGCCTCGGACTCGTTTCCGACGTGTTCAACGACAAGTCCAACAACTCCAAACTCGATCAGTTGCCCGGCCATTCCGCAATAGGCCATGTCAGGTACTCCACCTCTGGCTCTTCCATGCTCAAGAATGTTCAGCCCTTCATTGCAAGCTATAAATTTGGGTCAGTGGGTATTGCCCACAACGGTAATCTGGTGAATTACCGAGTCCTTAGAGCCAAGCTCGAAGATCACGGTTCCATATTCAACACCACCTCAGATACAGAGGTTGTTCTTCACCTCATTGCCATGTCAAAGCACAGGACTTTCTTATCTAGGATTGTCGATGCATGTACGCAGCTTGAAGGTGCATATTCCATGGTGTTTGTGACAAAAGACGAACTTGTTGCGGTACGAGACCCATATGGGTTTCGTCCTCTGGTCATGGGAAGGAGAAGAAGCAATGGAGCTGTTGTGTTTGCCTCAGAGACCTGTGCGTTTGATCCAATTGAAGCAACATATGAGAAGGAAGTCTCTCCCGGTGAACTTGTTGTGGTAGACAAACAAGGAGTTCGATCACTTTTCTTATTAGGGAAGTCACGTCCTCAACTCAAACAATGTATCTTCGAGCACATATACTTATCTCAGCCCAGTTCCGTGGTCTTCGGGCGGTCAGTCTATCAATTCCGGCGGGCTATCGGCGAGATACTCGCCACCGAAGCTCCAGTGGATTGCGACGTGGTTATACCGGTGCCGGATTCCGGTACGGTGGCTGCACTTGGTTATGCTGCTAAAGCTGATGTGACTTTTGAAATGGGTTTGAATAAGTCTAACTATGTTGGTAGGACTTTCATTGAACCATCACAGAAGAGTAGAGACCATGGAGTGAAGCACAAGTTATCTCCTGTAAGAGCAGTGTTGGAGGGGAAAAGGGTTGTGGTAGTGGATGATTCAATTGTGAGAGGAACAACTTGTTCGAAAATTGTAAGGCTGTTGAAGGAGGCTGGTGGTGCTAAAGAAGTCCATATGAGGATCGCAAGCCCACAAGTGATTGGTTGTTGCTATTATGGAGTGGATACACCAAGTTCGGAGGAATTGATTTCCAATAGGTTGAGTGTGGAGGAAATTAGGGAGTTTATTGGTTCGGATTCTCTTGCTTTTTTGCCACTTGATAGCTTGCAGAAATTGTTGGGTAGTGAGTCTCAAAACTATTGTTATGCTTGTTTCTCAGGAAAATACCCTCTGGTGCCTAGAGAGGTTTAA